A portion of the Sphingobacterium spiritivorum genome contains these proteins:
- a CDS encoding succinate dehydrogenase/fumarate reductase iron-sulfur subunit, giving the protein MKLHLKIWRQEDRNSAGKLVDYELENLNPHMSFLEMLDTLNEKLIVENDQPVEFDHDCREGICGQCGMMINGIAHGPLENTTTCQLHLRTFKDGETVFIEPFRSHAFPIKKDLKVDRSAFDRIISSGGFVSVNTGQAPDAHAIPVTHQSTEAAFDAAACIGCGACVATCKNGSAALFTSAKIAHMALLPQGREERNERVINMVQQMDQEFFGHCSNTEACEVECPQGISVINIARMNYEYNRALFYKK; this is encoded by the coding sequence ATGAAATTACATTTGAAAATATGGCGTCAGGAAGATCGTAATTCTGCAGGAAAACTGGTCGATTATGAATTGGAAAATCTTAATCCTCATATGTCTTTTCTGGAAATGCTGGATACCTTAAATGAAAAATTAATTGTAGAAAATGATCAGCCTGTAGAGTTTGATCACGATTGCAGAGAAGGGATCTGCGGACAATGTGGTATGATGATCAATGGTATTGCACATGGTCCACTGGAAAATACAACAACCTGTCAATTACATTTAAGAACATTCAAAGATGGGGAAACTGTTTTTATAGAGCCTTTCCGGTCGCATGCCTTTCCCATCAAAAAAGATCTGAAGGTAGACCGTTCGGCATTCGATCGTATCATATCTTCCGGTGGATTCGTATCTGTCAATACCGGACAGGCTCCAGATGCACATGCTATTCCAGTGACACATCAGTCCACAGAAGCTGCTTTTGATGCAGCAGCCTGTATAGGCTGCGGGGCTTGTGTTGCCACATGTAAAAATGGAAGCGCTGCCTTATTTACTTCTGCCAAGATTGCACATATGGCCTTATTACCACAGGGAAGGGAAGAGCGAAACGAAAGGGTTATAAATATGGTTCAACAGATGGATCAGGAGTTTTTTGGACACTGTTCCAATACGGAAGCATGTGAGGTCGAATGCCCTCAGGGCATATCCGTCATCAATATTGCGCGTATGAACTATGAGTATAACAGAGCTTTATTTTATAAAAAATAA